The DNA region GACTCCAGATCTTCGTCGTCCGATCGGCCCACAAAACCACATTACAGCGTGAAGTACCGATCAGTCGTCGATCTGCAGGATTACAGGTGCTCGAGGGATTCGGGGCCCGGGGCCCGACCCAGAGAGATCGTCATCACCGTGGATCTACCGCTGCTGAGATCCGCTCTGGACACCGAGGTCAGCGTGAAGGAGCGACGGTTCGTCCTGGAGTCCCAGAAACCAGCCTATAAACTGGATCTTCTGCTCTCGTATCCTGTGGAGGAAGATAAAGGAGATGCCAAGTTCAACAAAACTAAGAAACAGCTGACAGTCACTCTTCCTGTTCGCCCGGCGAGAAGCGCAGAACTACACCAGATCGGATGTGATGAGATGAAGAGCAACCATGAGGAGGATGATGAAGCAGATCAAAGGTCTCACACGCCAAAACAGGAAGTTCCTGAGACGGAATCGAACGGCAGCGTTTTAACATGCAATACAGATGAATTACAGCCTGAGCCAGACACGGGTTTTCCTTTAGCATCTGAACCTCAGTTCATCGATTTAACGACGGAACCCCAGACACTCGCAGAACCAGCAGTGAACCGAACAGAAGCGCAGGAGCCGGATCATTTACGGCAAATCTGCTCTGTAGAAAGGGACAAAGATGGAATTAACATCAATCGACCAGACTCTTCATCAAATACAGTACATGCTTTtatagaaaacattattttgtgttcATAAAATATCAATGTATTAAATTCACTAGATTATCAGTGTGAATCATTTTTTGTATCTAGTAATGCAGCAGATGTGATATCAAGTAGTAATGAGTGATGCTAATGTTAAATTGTTACTCTTTTTCTGTAGAAGTTTTCCAGCGAGTCTGAAATCCTAACCCCTGTGATGACAAACAGTCAGGATGAAGACGGCCATGAAGTAAGCGACACACCGGAGACAGAAAACACGCAGGCGCTGGAGTCGAACGCAGCGAGTGACGCTACTGCATTATTTCCACAGCAGCCGCTGATGACAGATAATAACACACGGATAAACCAGCAACTGAATCACAGGGAGGATCAGAGCTCTTCTCAGGACACCGCAAGGCCCAAGACGAGCTGTTCTTTAGAAGACCGTGAGAGCAACACGACAGAGCGATTCGTGGAGGAGACTGGCGTCCGATCGGCTGCTGCAGGTGTTCATTTGAGAGAGATCGCCTCCGACGGCAGAGACGTCTTCACCTGCGATCACAAGACCTCAGCTGCCTTCCGTTTCCAGAACTCTCTCTGGTCTGATTTGGACTAAATTTGGATTAAACTACAAATTTCTCTACGCTAACTGACAGTGTGATATCATGTTATTAGGGTTTTACATTCTTGAATGTATTTTAAGTTTTAGCTCAGAGACACAAGTTTCAGAGTAAAATAGAAGTCTTTATTCAGTTCAACTTGAAGTACGGACTGACCTTTTGGGGAAAAATGAAATAAAGCTTGATTTAAATTAAACAACCAAAAATTGTTTTAAtgacttttatttatttctcaAAACACGTCGTGACGCTGGAGTTTAAAGGTCTTTTGCACAAAACCGTCCTACAAAAAAACCCTTAAACATTGTGCTAAAAgagaaaaacacagaaaacacaaaaagcaGCGTTCGTCCAGAAGTGGTGGTCATCTGAGGTCACGCTGCACGCAGCCGTCCATGAACTCGCAGTAACACATGAGCGAGCAGAAGTGCTTCTGCACCGGAGCTTCTGTGCCGCCCATGTTGTCCACCAACACCACGGTGTGAGACACGAGGTGCAGGTTCATGCCGACTGCCGTCCGGATGTAGGAGTTGACGCACGACCGTCCGCAGTCGCACGCTTTAGAGGAGTCCAGCTCGTGACACAGGTGGAAGGGGACGACGTGAGGGCCGTGCGGGATCCTGCCACAGAGAACACAAGACAAGAACGATGGTTAGCAACAGCGCGTCACATCGGCGGACCGGAAACTGAGACGGGCCTCACCTGAGGTCCACCACGGCGCGCGACGCCAGCTCCTGGAGCGTCAGCGGGAACGTGAGGTGAATGGTGTGGTCCAGAGCGTTGGCTTGAGTAAACGGGTTACCGAACAGGTCCAAGTTCTCCAGGCACAGCTTTCTGAAGCTGGCAGGAAGTACGGCCAGCTGGTTGTGAGCGGCGGACAGAAACCGCAGCTTTGAGAGGCGCCCGACGTGAAAAGGGAGCCGCACGAGTTTGTTATCGTCCAGTTTGAGGTTCACCAGTTGCCGCAGCTGGCAGAAGCGAGCGGGCAGGACCTTCAGCCGGTTCTGACTCAGGTCCAGATGCTGAAGAGACGTCTGCAGAGTGGAGGAGCACAGGGCGTCGCCGAAGCTCTCCAGGTGGTTGTTGTGAAGGATCAACTCGGCGAGGCAGCTCAGGTCTCCCACGGTGGAGGGCAGCTTCTTGATGTGGTTGTTGCTGAGGTCGAGGCGGCGCAGCGCTCTGAGAGACAGCATACGAGTGTCCACGCGAGACAGCCGACAGTAGGACACCTGCAGCTGCTCCAGAGAGTGAGGGAAGCTGGACGTGAGCGGATAGTCCTTCTTGGACAAAACGCTGAGCTTCTTCTTGGGTTTCTCCACGTCGCGGGCGCGGACCGGGCCCAGGGCCGACAGGGGGACGGAGTCCGTGTCGCTTCCTCTGTGTGCCAGTCGGGCGGCGGACAGGAAGTTCTTCAAGCTGCTGATGTCGGCCTGTAcgaaacacaaacacaaatcaaACCGTTCGGCTTTTTAATAGCATCCACATTCTATTTATGCAAAACCAGGTCTGAGCAGGAACTAGAGCGACGCCTGCGGATATTCCCCCGACATCTGAGAATCAGGTCACATCACTGCAAATCACAGTCGACCAGCGCATACAGAGTTAAAACTTTATATGATCACCTATCTGTTCAAGTGAAAACTGAATAAACAGCTCAAGTAAAGCAGGATTGGGAACACAAGACTTCAGCAAAAGACTGGCAGAGATACTGGCTCTAGTAATTAAAGAAATGTAAAACTGTCAAAAGGGTTTTTATCAATGACAGATTCTCACAAAATGCTGATCAAAATCTAAATAAAAGAGTTATCAACTGTTATTTATCAACTGCCATGATGCCTAACACCAGTTTATTGGCTTCAAGACTACAAAAACAACTGCACTTTGGATTAAATATGATGCAGAAGCATTTTTTAAACACTTTGGTGTCATTGACAGCACAATTTTCTCCAGTAGAAATGAAAGCAGATCTTTACTTTGCTCAGACAGATGTCGATTGCTGGCTCCTTCAGCCGAACCGTGGCTTTGCCCTCTTCCACAAACCACGTGAAGAACTTCTCAATATTCTCCTTGAGCTGCAGAGAAAACAAACACAGACTCAAGAGCTGGTCGACACGATCTGCACAGAGATGATGTttgtgaaaaagaaagcctgCCTTGTATTTGGAGCCGCTGCGGTCTTTGTTGGTGCAGATGAGCAGATAGAGGCTGCTGCGGTCCACATGTTTCCCGATGGACAGAACCGCGCGACTGGACCTGCCTTTATTCTTCAGCCCGAATGACGGTAACATCCGATTAACAACCTCCACATCACACTGCAGCTTCATCCTGAACCAACACACGACCTGCAGGAGAAACAGCAGCATCAGAACACACCGAGATCGCAGTCAGGGTTAGTTCTTCTCTAACGATCATAATGTGTTGAATGTTCTGCTTAAAAAACGATTGATTTCTCCATTAAACATTAAACGAGTCCAAGTACTGTGTGTCAGTACTGGGTTGCCATCTGGTTATGGGGACTAACTAGTTAGTATAAGTCGCCAATGCTTGGTAAATAAGCTCTGAATGGAAAATATTAAACGAACCTGAAGTTCTGAGGCGCTCGCGCTTCTCTCTTCTTCCGTTTAAATCGATTAATTAGCAAACCAGCAGATCCATAGTAAGACCAAATAAGTCCAAACTCACGCCGACTGAGTAAAAAACCCCATCTGGACGTACAACACGGTAAAATCGTGTTTAAAACGGCACACTTGAATGTTGTTTCACGTTCGGGCTGTTGCGTAACGCGCGCTTCTATGCGTCGCACATGCGCAGTGAACGCTTACTGGCTGACCTCACTAATATGGCGGCATCATTTTACCAGAAGACATTTCCGGTGAGGCCTTTCTGCATTAAATAGTTTTAATTCGTGTGAGCGACGTTGCTCACGACAAGCTACTGTCCATGACTCATTCGTTAAAACCACAGAGGCAACAGCATTACTAGTTTTCATTCGTGTGAGTAGTTTTGTGTCATTATTCTGTAGGTGAGCGCGCATCAGCTGCTCTGTCAAAACAACACGATCGTGACTGATTACTGAAGATACTTCACTCgatttgatcaaaagtactgaCCATTGATTCATTAAAAGAGTTATTCAATATGTGCTGAAGATGCATACGCTGACCATATGAAGATCCCTAGAGGAGTTAGATTATAAACACTCGGAATATGTTTTTGTCTATTATGGGATTGTTACAAGtgggattgtgtgtgtgtgtgtgtgtgtgtgtgtgtgtgtgtgtgtgtgtgtgtgtctgtgtgtgtgatgaCATCTGTAAAGCAACCTGCAGATGGATGATAGATGTTTCTTCAGTAACATGTGCATCTCATTCTAGTGACTGACATGGACGAAGATCTTGTTCCAAACATGGAAGATGAGGATGATGAAGATGACTTTGAATGGGCTGCAGGACAGGAGGAGGATGATGGAGAGTTTGATTGGCTGGAGGAGGAGCAGGAAGAGGCGTTTGTGGTCAGTGAACGTCCGGCGGAGCGCAGCGGCCACATCGCGGTCACCGACGGCAGCTCTATGTTCGTTTGGGGAGGATATAAGGTACGCATTTATTCCTACATAAGGTCCAAATCAACCTGCTCTTCACTCTTTCACATCTAACTAAAGACACTGTCTTGAAAGCTAATATTATCACTGTCATTTTATCAGAATGCTGATACCGAAGCTGCTGAATTTACTGACTTGTATTTGCCGAAGAACGAAATCTGGATATACAACATGGAGACGGGAAGATGGTAAAGCACTCTTCTGTCACACGAGCCGCACCGGATCTGAACGCCGCTAACTAATATTTATTTACAGGAGAATGAAGCGCTCGGAGGGAGACGTGCCGAACTCGATGTCGGGCAGCTGCGGCACCTGTGTGGACGGCGTTCTCTATCTGTTCGGTGGCCATCAAGCCAGAGGAAACACAAATTTGGTGAGTCTTTCTCCTGAAGGGAAGGATGTGACGTGTGGCctagtatggtgacccatactcagaatcCTGCTCTGAGTATGGCTTAACCCTgaccctgacttaaacccatccaagtgcacagacacacacacacacagacacacacacacagacacacacacacacacacacacacacacacacacacacacacctggagcagtggaCAGTCATATCGCTGAGGTGGGTTAGGTGCCTTGATCAAGAGTCTCATCTCACATCAGTCGTGATGTTGAGGATGGAGAGAGATCAGCTGATCATTCATTCCTCCACCGACAAACCTTGCCAGatctgagactcgaacccgcaaccttcaggttacaagtccgactctctaaccgtTAGGCCACAACTAAAGGGAGATACTAGAGGCAGCTGTGAGCTTCAGAAAGCCacaaatggtgtttttttttcttttctgtgtcTGGCAGGTTTACCGTCTGCCGCTGAGAGCTTCTGTGCTCCGCTGGGAGAAGATGAGCGATCTGACGGGTCTGGCGCCGACCTGCAAAGATAAACTGGGCTGCTGGGTTTACAGAAACCAGTACGTGTTCCTGGAGCGGCTCTGCGGAGCAGCTGAAACCGCTCTAACCGTGAGATGATCTTATTAGCCAGATGCCGTGATTTCTTCCAGCTGTTTGTGGTCTGTTTCCGCAGGCTGGCGTATTTCGGTGGCTACGGCTACATAGCGCAGCCCGGTCACAGAGGAACATTTGAACTGGATGAAAACTCATTCATGGTGAGTCTATCTTCATTAGCGGCCGTCAAACACCACACGACGGTAGATGAGAATCTGATGTGATGTTTTTCAGGGTAACCACGTGGGACGAGGCTGGAACAATCACATACACGTTCTGGATCTGGAGACGTCAGCGTGGAGCCAACCGATCACAAAGGTGCTAAACCTGTAATTCAGGTAGGATGGTGCTGATCTCACGCGATCCGGTTCAAACGCTGTGTGTGTCCGTACAGGGAGACGCTCCTTCGCCACGAGCCGCTCACGCCTGCGCCACCGTCGGAAACAGAGGTTACGTCTTCGGAGGACGATACATGGTGCGTGTGAGATCCAGGAGCACTAAATGACTCGCCATATACCCATCTGTCCATTATTACGGTAAAGTCATCTGTCTCCTAGCATGATTTGCCttcaaaagctgcatgttttgcAGGATCGCCGGCTGAATGACCTCTACTGCATCAGTCTGGACACGTGGGAATGGAGTGAGATGTAGGTTCAGATGAACCCTGACTAATGAAGCATTTCTCTGTGGGATGTTCTGGATCCTCAGTGCGACGGTCGTCTAAAGCTTGTGTCTGTTTCAGGTGTGTTCCTCAGCACGGTCCGGCGGGTCGCTCGTGGCACTCCTTCACCCCGGTGTCGGCGGATCACATCTTTCTGTTCGGCGGCTTCACTACCAACAGAGAAACACTGAGTGAGTGCCGCAGACCAGACGCATCTCCACCTTCAACTGAAAACACACAGGGCTTCATTAAAGTGTCTGTTTTGCAGGCGACGGCTGGCTGTACTGCGTCAGTAAGAACGAGTGGAAAGCGTTTAAACACGAGCTCACGGATCGGCCCAGGTGCGTCTGACATTCGTCTCGTTCACGTCCGCGTTTGCCGTCTGCTGCTGAGGCTGATGTTTGCTTGTTTTCTGCAGACTGTGGCACACGGCGTGTTTCGGTCCAGACGGAGAAGTGTTCGTGTTTGGAGGATGCGCCAATAATCTTCTCTCTCATCAACAGGCCGTGAGCAAAACATCAGTATCTAGTCTCTTATAATGCTACTAATGCATATTTTACTGCAGAGCTCCAGAGCTAGTGAGTAGAAAACAAATGCTCTGTAGTTCAGAATAAATGTTGTAGTTTTGTCACAGGAGAAGACCAATTCAATGTAGGACCAAAATACAGATTTTAAACCATCACCTGAAATCCTGCATTTGTGTGTCAGGATGTTTTCTCAATATAACTGCTGTATTTAGTCAAACGTCCGTCTGAATCCACTGAGCTACGGTTGTTTCTTCACAGGCTCACAGCAATGAACTACTGGTCTTCACCGTTCAGCCCAAATCGCTGGTCAGGTGAGTGATTTCACCAAAGCGTCACACTTACCGTCTTCAATGGCGTCTGAAGTTTGATCGTGTGTCGTGTGGATGTCCAGGTTGTGTTTAGACGCGGCCGTCCTGCACCGGAAGGGACTGGAGCACATGTGGGACGTCCTGCCCAAAGCCCTGCTCCATCGGCTCCAACAGAGAACCACGGGAGACTCCTAGAAGACGATCACGCACACCTGCGCGAGAGGACGAGAGGATCCGTGTGGAAAAACGAGAGACTTTTATGACGGGTCGGTGTCGTATCTAAACGGATCGGGAAAGTCGGTGTCGTTTAAGAGTGTAGCAGAAACATGAGTTATTCCACTGGACGAAACAGAAACGATGCCTCATTTGATTTCAGCAGTTTCAGCTATGTTTATTAATACCACATCTGCATTGAAAACATCAAACACTGGTCAGTGGTCTTTTGTCGCCACGTTGTTACAATTTCTACGAATTTTCTAATTGTAACCAAACAATCAGCACTTCCTGCACAAAAACAGTAGTATGAACTGAAATATCTGGCTGTCAGCTCAGTTTTTCAAAGCCCACTTAATAAATGTACAGAATCTCTTCAAGATTATCTAGCAAACATTGAGAAATTCTCATGATCCGTCACAACTCTAATCCTGATCTTTTGATGCAGATTTGTACAAAAAGGCAAAATTTTGTATTGTTTCATTTCaaacttcttttttttgtttgtttttgtttttccaacATGGAAAATAAATGGTGGaacattcatatttatatttctatttattattaaatgtaatgaGTTGATGAGGGACAATTATTTGCTTGCAAAAACCTTAAACTGTTCTCTGTTTTAAAATAGAACATAATTATTCAGTCTTCCGTAAGGCAATTAAAAGTATTCTGGGACGTGATCGTTGTCTCTCGGCAGAAATCATCCAGGATCCAGAGCTTCACTTCTTCTTTGCCGCTAACAGGTTTGGTGCGGAGACCTTGACTTTACCAGGCATGTTCCTGGACAGATCCGTGTCCTGTAAAACAGCAGCGTTAGGTCACCTGACCTGTTCAGTTCAACAATCAGATTTGTGAAACGTCGGCTTCAAATACCTTTACGCTCCTGAATAAATCCTTCTCTCGAGCGCTGGTGTCTTTTCCACGAGTGAAGCTCATGACGGCGGTTCGGGCGGCTGCGGACACAGATCACGCTGAGTACATGTACACACAGATTTATAGCACTGAAGTTCTGCTTTAAGATGATCTTTACCTTTCCCCTTTTTCTGAGCGCCTGGAGTTAATTTCACTTTGTACCTGGAGTCAGGAAAACAGGTGGTTGATATTAAATGAGATGATTCTGCTCTGATAGGAGTTGTTCTTGTGCTGTGATTTGTTCACAATCAATCTTTTAATTACAAAACATACTTGTAATTGGAGAGCGCCATGTAAGGCGCACAAACCGGAACCGCGAACATCAACACGTCGTCCGGATGAGGCAGACCGGTCAACGAGTCCAGAATGTTTTCAGCATCCTggaacaaaattaaataaaaccaatAAATACTTGATGTTCATAACATTACAACAGTAAAAGAGCAATGAGCTACGCCACACCACAACTAGACCGAATACAAATATTCATAAATAAAGCTCAAGTCATTGATCGTTTCACACTGATGCTCTTCTGTTGAATCCAAACACAGCTGTTCAAACGACTGAACGCTTTCAGAAGAAGACGCGCTCGGTTTTAAATTCTGCTTCCTGTTGTTGCTTCGCTCACCTCAGCGGCAGGATTGTCCACATCCTCCGTCTCCTGCAACACACAATCACAACTCCATCACTCTTTATTCAGATGGCTCTAATATTTAATCTGTCAGATATTAGACGAATCAGTGCTGTGACCTTGATGTCTTGATCTCCTGCAGGATCTTCAGCATCTTCTTTCTTCTGGACGGTGTTTTCCACTTTAGGTTTCACGGCTCCTTTCTGAGGAGGCTGAGGTTTCTTTACCGCTTCTTCTTTTATTTTTCCTTTCTTGCCCTTCTTTGCTTTTTCCTCTTTACTGGACCCTGCGGACTGTTTTCATGACAGTGTTAATGAGAGACACTGCGTTTCTTTCTGTGTCTACAGCTGCTGGTCTCATAAACTCATCTTATTTGAGAAATGTTCATCTTCTGGATCTTTGACTGTGATACTGACCCCCAATAACTTCATCATCATCTCTCTGTCCTCTTCATCCTGATCTTTGTATTTGTCCTTCATCTTCTTCAGTTTGTTCTGGAAAAAGCAGTCAAAGCATCAGCACGTGACATCAATAACCCTAACCGTATTCATTTGTCGAATTACCTTCTGTCCTCTCTTCAGCGGCGGATTGGCCGCTCCGTTCTTGACCGTCTGCGTCCCGCTCTGAGTTTCCGGCGGTTTAGAGTCAGATTCCTCCGGATCATCCGTGTTCTCCTGTTTTGGCTTCTTCTTCATGTCCCTGATGACAACGATAGACGATTAACTAGTTCTGCTGCTCTAACTGATGTCTATGCTCGAGATTAAAAACGCAATATTCAGTAATATTATTGATTTGATTTCACTATTAGACTGGAATAAAAACTGGGCGGATCTCAATAATGACTCTATTCTCTTCTGTAGAGGTGCTGAACAGCTGAAATGAGTTTGATtcataatgaatgaatgaattgacACAGTTATTGAACTCAAACAACATTATCTCGAAACTATCGTATAAAGCGCTACAGAAATAAATGCGAGTGTCTGGCGTTTCTAGAGTCTCACCTGCGCTGTTTGGCCGTCAGGTGCTTCTTGCCTTGAGACTCTTTGTTCTCCTGCAGGACAGACGCAGCTGTTAACCACCGTTTAACTCGAAGCCGGACGGGGTCGTGTTTGTAACTCACCTGACGTGAATCGTCCTGTTTGAAAGCGTCGCTCTGAAGAATCCTGTGGAAAAAGACACAAAAGAGCCAACGCTTTCACAAACGTCCGTCACACGGCAGTTAAAGACGAGGAATGTCTGGACGTGGGTCACCTGTTGGGCTGCAGGTGTGACAGCGAGATGCTGGTGTCTGGAAAGCTGATCTCGTCCTCGTCTGGTTCGTCCGCCGCgttctcttcttcttcttcttcggcCTGCTGTCGGTCCGTGGCGTCGCACGTTTGCTCGTCGTCTTCTGCTTCGTCCTCGTCTCTGATGTTTTCGCGTGTCGTCGTCTCGTCTGGCGTCCCGCAGGACTCCTGCCGCTCCTCACCCTCGTTCCCGCTGTCCTCGCCTGAGACACAatcaaacacacagacacacggtTTGATCATCAGACAGAAGGCTGGAGAATGAGACGATTGATGATGTTGGTGAACGAATGCTGACACCTAAGAGCTCTTCTCCTTCCTCCAGGAGATCCGCAGCGCTGCCGGTCacgtcctcctcttcctcctccagcGTCTTCATCTTCCTCTCTCCACGGTGTCTGAAAACGCTCTGGTCGTCGACCTACGATAACAGACGCAAAGAGACCGGAAAACCGACAATAACCGTACAGATCTTTAACTCTTTCCCTGCCATTGACAGAATGTTCTTCACTGTTGTAAGGTAGAGGCGCTATTGCACATCATCTGAAAGAATCTCTAGATGGACACACGGTGAAGCAGCAGAAACAAGAGATCGCGTCTGTGAGCAGATGCATATGTAAAATAACGCAAACATTTCACAGCATATAAAGCAAAACTGCCTCATGTTACCAAATTAAATTTGTGTGAAAATAACAGAAAATGCTGGCGGTGGCTGGCAACTTTTTTAAGAAACACTGGCGAGGAAAGAGTTAACCACTGATGCCATTATGATGTCTTTACCTTGAACAGAAATCCAAAGCCCATGATCAGATATGAAGGGGGCAAAAAGTTCTTCTTCCCTGtggaaaagtaaaacaaaacatgaatcatttcattttctaaacaaaactTGAAACAACTTTTCTGTTAGAAGTGGGTTCCAGACCCAGATAAGAACTCTTCATGTTATTGTCGTTGTCTACCTGGTGATATAATATACTGGAGATCCATTTATTGACACAGAATCAGTAAACGCTGCACATTAATGTTCACCTCTGATCATGAAGCTTCCTGTGGTCAGATACTCTCCCGTGGGTGCGGTTTTGGACACCTGCAGGACAGAAGCACATGAGCGTCTGAACTCAAGGACACCTGTCTCCGTGTGTGCCGCCGCTCACCTGATGATGATGAACCCACCACGCGCTGGTGACCACTTTAGCGTCCCACGCCGCGCTGTAGCACACGGCCATCGTACCGGCCTCGGTTAGCGTCCGGGGAGGAACGGCCTCGCCTGAGACGGAGAAACACGCTCAGAAGCGTCAAAGACACGTGGGTCACTCTGAGTTTCACACATGAGCAGCGCAAACGGTTCGATTCCCAGTGAATGCAGGAACTGATTTAATTCAATGCATTTGAAAATCACATTGAACAAAAGCCTCTGCCAAACGTATCAATGTAATGAGTGTTCAGCCACCTGATCTTTCTAATAACTACATTGATTTCTATAAACTACGCCTATGAATCCAGTATTTGAACAAATGTGTTTTAGTTGAGGACTACATTTGACAAACATCAGATCAGTGTTCATCATTTGAAATGATAATGCCACATGGGTTTCTCACCGGACGGGTTCTTGATCACGCAGCTGGTGGCCCCGTGCAGATCGGCGTGAACGTAAACGTCCCCTGAGGAAACGCAACATATGGTTCAGAGAAACAGACAAACCCACAGGAAACCGTCTGAGCGGAGGATCTCGGGTCTGACCTGCTCTCAGGTAGCGTTTGACGATCATCTCGTTCTGCTGCTGGTCTCGTCCGGCGATGATCAGATAGTTCTCTGAGCTCACGAACCACAGGAACTTCTCAAACCTGTCCGCAGAAGAGCCGGATTAGAGAAACACACACAACGTTTGCACGTGGAAAGGAAGCTGACGGACAGATGGTTGTTTTGCTTTACCAGTAGACCTTCCTGGCTTTCTGG from Garra rufa chromosome 21, GarRuf1.0, whole genome shotgun sequence includes:
- the LOC141295834 gene encoding ribosome quality control complex subunit NEMF; this translates as MKSRFSTVDIRAVIAEINANCVGMRVNNIYDIDTKTYLIKLQKPDCKSVLLIESGIRIHCTEFDWPKNIMPSGFAMKCRKHLKSRRLVHVKQLGVDRIVDIQFGSDEAAYHLILELYDRGNIVLTDYQFTILNLLRFRTAEAEAEDVKIAVRERYPVENARPEEPLISLSRLTEILSEAQSGEQVKRVLNPHLPYGGSLIEHCLMAVGLSGFCKVDGQLEVSQVSPKILEALQMAEDYMEKTANFSGKGYIVQKSEKKPSMCPDQTGEELLTYEEFHPFLFCQHEKSRYVELESFNKAVDEFFSKMESQKLDTKALQQEKHALKKLDNVRRDHEQRLEALHQAQEVDRLKGELVEMNLHIVDRALQVVRSALANQVDWAEIGQIVKEAQAAGDPVACAIKELKLQSNHITMLLKNPYAGSEDGEAEVTDVKNAAGGSEALKGKKGKNKDKGQKGKIEKDKPVLVDVDLNLSAYANAKKYYDSKRNAAKKEQKTVEAAQKAFKSAEKKTKQTLKEVQTVTSIQKARKVYWFEKFLWFVSSENYLIIAGRDQQQNEMIVKRYLRAGDVYVHADLHGATSCVIKNPSGEAVPPRTLTEAGTMAVCYSAAWDAKVVTSAWWVHHHQVSKTAPTGEYLTTGSFMIRGKKNFLPPSYLIMGFGFLFKVDDQSVFRHRGERKMKTLEEEEEDVTGSAADLLEEGEELLGEDSGNEGEERQESCGTPDETTTRENIRDEDEAEDDEQTCDATDRQQAEEEEEENAADEPDEDEISFPDTSISLSHLQPNRILQSDAFKQDDSRQENKESQGKKHLTAKQRRDMKKKPKQENTDDPEESDSKPPETQSGTQTVKNGAANPPLKRGQKNKLKKMKDKYKDQDEEDREMMMKLLGSAGSSKEEKAKKGKKGKIKEEAVKKPQPPQKGAVKPKVENTVQKKEDAEDPAGDQDIKETEDVDNPAAEDAENILDSLTGLPHPDDVLMFAVPVCAPYMALSNYKYKVKLTPGAQKKGKAARTAVMSFTRGKDTSAREKDLFRSVKDTDLSRNMPGKVKVSAPNLLAAKKK
- the klhdc2 gene encoding kelch domain-containing protein 2, with product MDEDLVPNMEDEDDEDDFEWAAGQEEDDGEFDWLEEEQEEAFVVSERPAERSGHIAVTDGSSMFVWGGYKNADTEAAEFTDLYLPKNEIWIYNMETGRWRMKRSEGDVPNSMSGSCGTCVDGVLYLFGGHQARGNTNLVYRLPLRASVLRWEKMSDLTGLAPTCKDKLGCWVYRNQLAYFGGYGYIAQPGHRGTFELDENSFMGNHVGRGWNNHIHVLDLETSAWSQPITKGDAPSPRAAHACATVGNRGYVFGGRYMDRRLNDLYCISLDTWEWSEMCVPQHGPAGRSWHSFTPVSADHIFLFGGFTTNRETLSDGWLYCVSKNEWKAFKHELTDRPRLWHTACFGPDGEVFVFGGCANNLLSHQQAAHSNELLVFTVQPKSLVRLCLDAAVLHRKGLEHMWDVLPKALLHRLQQRTTGDS
- the lrr1 gene encoding leucine-rich repeat protein 1; the protein is MKLQCDVEVVNRMLPSFGLKNKGRSSRAVLSIGKHVDRSSLYLLICTNKDRSGSKYKLKENIEKFFTWFVEEGKATVRLKEPAIDICLSKADISSLKNFLSAARLAHRGSDTDSVPLSALGPVRARDVEKPKKKLSVLSKKDYPLTSSFPHSLEQLQVSYCRLSRVDTRMLSLRALRRLDLSNNHIKKLPSTVGDLSCLAELILHNNHLESFGDALCSSTLQTSLQHLDLSQNRLKVLPARFCQLRQLVNLKLDDNKLVRLPFHVGRLSKLRFLSAAHNQLAVLPASFRKLCLENLDLFGNPFTQANALDHTIHLTFPLTLQELASRAVVDLRIPHGPHVVPFHLCHELDSSKACDCGRSCVNSYIRTAVGMNLHLVSHTVVLVDNMGGTEAPVQKHFCSLMCYCEFMDGCVQRDLR
- the dnaaf2 gene encoding protein kintoun; translated protein: MDFGSKLEEMNLTRDEINRLVEALKDEKFRELLNEYAAEISNPENKRRYEEEITQLEKDRGTNVQFIHPEAHHVLKTRNARDKRFINICSNQLIDKPSRETATDRHGKPGHNWRLPFSLTPGKPDRDAAGNSCVIYDVIFHPDALHAAENDDRLMKLIHSTAIGAIEDSFQDTLDKNNIKQLKMKYKGVPQAAVIRRPIPGHQQQQSSSEDLLSFPDPDQNHTEPEPELKASCAATPEDSRSSSSDRPTKPHYSVKYRSVVDLQDYRCSRDSGPGARPREIVITVDLPLLRSALDTEVSVKERRFVLESQKPAYKLDLLLSYPVEEDKGDAKFNKTKKQLTVTLPVRPARSAELHQIGCDEMKSNHEEDDEADQRSHTPKQEVPETESNGSVLTCNTDELQPEPDTGFPLASEPQFIDLTTEPQTLAEPAVNRTEAQEPDHLRQICSVERDKDGININRPDSSSNTKFSSESEILTPVMTNSQDEDGHEVSDTPETENTQALESNAASDATALFPQQPLMTDNNTRINQQLNHREDQSSSQDTARPKTSCSLEDRESNTTERFVEETGVRSAAAGVHLREIASDGRDVFTCDHKTSAAFRFQNSLWSDLD